Proteins encoded by one window of Mycoplasma capricolum subsp. capricolum ATCC 27343:
- a CDS encoding thiamine diphosphokinase, whose translation MNYKTILIVTAKTNLNLEPFNNDSTYIIGVERGCLDLISRNMKIDYAIGDFDKVTDQELELIKSKIKNVEIWSSEKDYFDGELAILKGLEASKDAKIIFIANATKRYDKNYSIFHFIFKYNLTFINDDSILFKFDKGTNILKFEDYQDYTYVSFISKDNTNITIKDLKYECENLSLSAYSNSCLSNAFLPYKDGIISSNNPIICILTK comes from the coding sequence ATGAACTATAAAACTATTTTAATTGTTACAGCAAAAACTAATTTAAATCTTGAACCTTTTAATAATGATTCAACTTATATTATTGGAGTTGAAAGAGGTTGTTTAGATCTAATTAGTAGAAATATGAAAATTGATTATGCAATTGGAGATTTTGACAAAGTAACAGATCAAGAATTAGAACTAATTAAATCAAAAATAAAAAACGTTGAAATTTGAAGTTCTGAAAAAGATTATTTTGATGGTGAATTAGCGATTTTAAAAGGTTTAGAAGCTAGTAAAGATGCTAAAATTATTTTTATAGCTAATGCTACAAAAAGATATGATAAAAACTACTCTATTTTTCATTTTATTTTCAAATATAATCTTACTTTTATTAATGATGATTCAATTTTATTCAAATTTGACAAGGGAACAAATATTTTAAAGTTTGAAGATTATCAAGATTATACTTATGTTAGTTTTATTTCAAAAGATAATACAAACATTACAATTAAAGACCTTAAGTATGAATGTGAAAATTTAAGTTTATCTGCATATAGTAATTCTTGTTTATCTAATGCTTTTTTACCTTATAAAGATGGAATAATTTCATCTAATAACCCAATAATTTGTATATTAACAAAATAA
- the rpe gene encoding ribulose-phosphate 3-epimerase: protein MKKYIIAPSVLSANFMDLKNELELCKKNNINWIHYDVMDFDFVPNLTFGSKILHDIKKNIDINVDVHFMVNVKTKQFEDFFLDYIKAKPEMMTMHIESLKDNSTINKFINLCKQNNILASLAISPNTDVSLVYPYLDKLDNVLVMSVEPGFGGQKFITSSLKKIEILDQLRKEKKYKYTIEVDGGINEQTSVLVKQAGVDMIVAGSYLFGSDDFTKRAKGLFDEL from the coding sequence ATGAAAAAGTATATTATTGCTCCATCAGTATTATCAGCTAATTTTATGGATCTAAAAAATGAATTAGAATTATGTAAAAAAAATAATATAAATTGAATTCATTATGATGTTATGGATTTTGATTTTGTTCCAAATTTAACTTTTGGTTCTAAAATTCTACACGATATTAAAAAAAATATTGATATTAATGTTGATGTACATTTTATGGTTAATGTTAAAACAAAACAATTTGAAGACTTTTTTTTAGATTATATAAAAGCAAAACCAGAAATGATGACAATGCATATTGAATCATTAAAAGATAATAGCACAATCAATAAATTTATTAATTTATGTAAGCAAAATAATATTTTAGCTTCTTTAGCTATTTCACCAAATACTGATGTTAGTTTAGTTTATCCTTATTTAGATAAATTAGATAATGTTTTAGTTATGAGTGTTGAACCAGGATTTGGTGGTCAAAAATTTATTACATCTAGTTTAAAAAAAATTGAAATTTTAGATCAATTAAGAAAAGAAAAAAAATATAAATACACCATTGAAGTTGATGGTGGAATTAATGAACAAACTTCAGTTTTAGTAAAGCAAGCTGGAGTTGATATGATAGTAGCTGGTAGTTATTTATTTGGTAGTGATGATTTTACAAAAAGAGCAAAAGGACTATTTGATGAACTATAA
- the rsgA gene encoding ribosome small subunit-dependent GTPase A, which produces MQGILVKKDSNESYVFYENKIYKVYAKGNLKKELKPKVGDVVEFSILEDGYGYIKEIKPRKNSLDRPKIANVDQVLIVTALYEPLFSSFLLNKYIMMLETLKIKPILIFTKVDLLKESSYYQEVMHKINWYEKMHYQVLIINNKDNLENKNTIILKLKELLKNKISVFTGQTGAGKSTTLNNFLDINKQIKTNEISKKLNRGKHTTTSIQLYNLENNIFIADTPGFSAFDLNNIDIEHILYSWETFIPFLNKCKFVDCTHTHETKCVVKKAVAEHLLPTFIYNDYVKVYEELKQNRKNKY; this is translated from the coding sequence ATGCAAGGAATTTTAGTTAAAAAAGATAGTAATGAAAGTTATGTGTTTTATGAAAATAAAATATATAAAGTGTATGCAAAAGGTAATTTAAAAAAAGAACTAAAACCTAAAGTTGGAGATGTTGTTGAATTTAGTATTTTAGAAGATGGATATGGTTATATTAAAGAAATTAAACCAAGAAAAAATAGTCTAGATAGACCAAAAATTGCAAATGTTGACCAAGTTTTAATAGTTACTGCATTATATGAACCTTTATTTTCATCATTTTTATTAAATAAATATATTATGATGTTAGAAACGCTAAAAATTAAACCTATTTTAATTTTTACTAAAGTTGATTTATTAAAAGAGAGTTCTTATTATCAAGAAGTTATGCATAAAATTAATTGGTATGAAAAAATGCATTATCAAGTTTTAATCATTAATAATAAAGACAATTTAGAAAATAAAAACACAATCATTTTAAAATTAAAAGAACTTTTAAAAAATAAAATTAGTGTTTTTACAGGACAAACTGGAGCTGGTAAATCTACTACTTTAAATAACTTTTTAGATATTAATAAACAAATTAAAACTAATGAAATTTCAAAAAAACTAAATAGAGGAAAACATACTACAACTAGTATTCAACTTTATAATTTAGAAAATAATATTTTTATAGCTGATACTCCAGGATTTTCAGCATTTGATTTAAATAATATTGATATTGAACATATTTTATATTCTTGAGAAACGTTTATTCCTTTTTTAAACAAATGTAAGTTTGTTGATTGTACACATACTCATGAAACTAAATGTGTAGTAAAAAAAGCTGTAGCTGAGCACTTACTACCAACATTCATTTATAATGATTATGTAAAAGTATATGAAGAATTAAAGCAAAATAGAAAGAATAAATATTAA